In Halobacteriovorax marinus SJ, the following proteins share a genomic window:
- a CDS encoding chemotaxis protein CheA — protein sequence MKFTKIGYEMDDFERELKEDFLDESLQLLEDTEQSFLALENDKESTEILDQIFRLAHNLKGTSRAVGFGNVAEFTHEMENLILKLKTGELEVTDGIVSLLLECNDHITHMIHTLKDDMEADFDSAQIVANIQSALGGESASMSEEVADEVVEPEPEVPSEELIANDDNWESDEEIDDILDDAIMESSGEEASSNEPEVSAAALEALKELGNCDDSIIAELEGKSDPVVAKDEPVEEETEISAAALEALKELGTCDSSVIADLEKSSNVTDGLKFNNAKDDTPSVTPIEKSTTTPENVAPLAAKKAAAVKKVSEDESIRVSLSRVEKLNNVVGELVILQTVLDQGRFSAAQDQLMNKSISQLGKLSKEIQEISMSLRMVPVKSTLQKMNRIVRDTSKTLDKKVKLKLSGEETEIDKTVLEHLADPLVHIVRNAVDHGLESTEERIASGKSEFGNVGISAYHEGNNLVIEITDDGKGIPANVIRKKALEKGLIRENQQISDEDMIQYIFHPGFSTKEEVTEVSGRGVGMDVVKTNIEKLSGEVRVKTELGKGSVFKVVLPLTMAIIEGMVIRAGGDKFILPLSQVHESLKPTKEMVSKVTGWGECLNLRGQILPLFNIGNTLSVKMDEGSSLDKIAIIIQAAEHPFAVLVDDILHQQQVVIKNLGNEIKNNKGFMGSSILGDGKPSFILDLNELYSGKMKKNSSIKEDLMGRVA from the coding sequence TTGAAGTTCACAAAGATAGGTTATGAGATGGATGATTTTGAAAGAGAATTAAAAGAAGATTTCCTCGACGAGTCTTTACAGTTATTGGAAGACACAGAGCAATCTTTTCTAGCGCTGGAAAATGACAAAGAAAGTACAGAGATCTTGGATCAGATCTTTAGGCTTGCCCACAACTTAAAGGGGACTTCCCGTGCAGTTGGCTTTGGTAACGTAGCAGAGTTCACTCACGAGATGGAGAATTTAATCTTAAAGCTAAAGACTGGCGAGCTAGAAGTTACTGATGGGATTGTTTCTCTTCTACTCGAATGTAATGACCACATAACACATATGATTCATACACTAAAAGACGATATGGAGGCCGACTTTGATAGTGCCCAGATCGTTGCTAATATTCAAAGTGCTCTAGGTGGAGAGTCTGCATCTATGAGTGAAGAAGTTGCGGACGAGGTAGTAGAGCCTGAGCCTGAAGTTCCATCTGAAGAGCTCATTGCCAATGATGATAATTGGGAAAGTGATGAGGAGATCGACGATATCTTAGATGATGCAATTATGGAGAGCTCTGGTGAAGAGGCAAGCTCTAATGAGCCAGAAGTATCTGCGGCCGCTCTAGAAGCTTTAAAAGAGTTAGGAAATTGCGATGACTCAATTATCGCGGAACTCGAAGGAAAGTCTGACCCAGTTGTTGCAAAGGATGAGCCTGTAGAGGAAGAAACAGAAATTTCAGCTGCCGCTCTAGAGGCGCTTAAAGAATTAGGAACTTGTGACTCAAGTGTTATTGCAGACCTTGAAAAGAGCTCGAACGTTACTGATGGCCTTAAGTTTAATAATGCAAAAGATGATACTCCGTCGGTAACTCCAATAGAGAAGTCAACAACAACACCTGAAAACGTTGCTCCACTTGCCGCAAAGAAAGCTGCTGCAGTAAAGAAAGTTTCTGAAGATGAAAGTATTAGAGTCTCACTTTCTAGAGTTGAAAAATTAAATAACGTTGTAGGAGAATTAGTAATTCTTCAAACAGTTTTAGATCAGGGGCGCTTTAGTGCGGCTCAAGATCAATTAATGAATAAATCTATTTCACAATTAGGAAAGCTTTCTAAAGAGATTCAAGAAATCTCAATGTCACTTAGAATGGTTCCTGTTAAGTCTACTCTGCAAAAGATGAATAGAATTGTAAGAGACACTTCTAAGACTCTCGATAAGAAAGTTAAATTAAAATTAAGCGGAGAGGAAACTGAAATTGATAAAACAGTTCTAGAGCATCTTGCTGATCCTTTAGTTCATATTGTTCGAAATGCAGTTGACCATGGATTAGAAAGTACTGAGGAACGAATAGCTTCAGGTAAGAGTGAATTTGGAAATGTTGGAATTAGTGCCTATCACGAAGGTAATAACCTTGTTATTGAGATAACAGATGATGGTAAGGGAATTCCTGCAAATGTCATCAGAAAGAAAGCGCTTGAGAAAGGGCTTATCAGAGAAAATCAACAAATCTCTGATGAAGATATGATTCAATATATTTTCCATCCTGGTTTCTCGACGAAAGAAGAGGTAACAGAAGTTTCTGGCCGTGGAGTTGGAATGGATGTTGTAAAAACTAATATTGAAAAACTCTCTGGAGAAGTTAGAGTAAAAACAGAGCTTGGAAAAGGAAGTGTGTTTAAAGTTGTTCTTCCACTCACTATGGCAATTATTGAAGGTATGGTGATTAGAGCAGGTGGGGATAAGTTTATCCTTCCTCTATCACAGGTACATGAGTCGTTAAAGCCAACAAAGGAAATGGTAAGTAAAGTCACAGGTTGGGGTGAGTGCTTAAATCTAAGAGGACAAATACTTCCACTCTTTAATATTGGAAATACTCTATCTGTAAAAATGGATGAGGGAAGTTCTCTAGATAAGATTGCTATTATCATTCAAGCTGCTGAACATCCTTTCGCAGTACTTGTTGATGATATTTTACATCAACAGCAAGTTGTAATTAAAAACTTAGGAAATGAAATTAAAAATAATAAAGGATTTATGGGAAGCTCCATCTTAGGAGATGGTAAGCCATCATTTATTCTTGATTTAAATGAACTCTATAGCGGAAAAATGAAAAAGAACTCAAGTATAAAAGAAGACTTAATGGGAAGGGTAGCCTAA
- a CDS encoding VOC family protein has translation MKFLHSMIRVLDLEKSLDFYVNKLGLKEIRRNDYPQGEFTLVYLATEKGEPEVELTHNWGETESYSSGRNFGHLAFRVDNINEKCLELMNAGVTILRPPRDGYMAFIKCPDGISIELLQAGEPMAPVEPFASMENTGSW, from the coding sequence ATGAAATTTTTGCACTCAATGATAAGAGTTCTAGATCTTGAGAAGTCACTCGATTTCTATGTTAATAAATTAGGCTTAAAAGAAATTAGAAGGAATGATTACCCACAGGGAGAGTTTACTCTTGTTTACTTGGCCACTGAAAAAGGTGAGCCGGAAGTAGAGCTTACTCACAATTGGGGTGAGACTGAGAGCTATAGCAGTGGTAGAAACTTTGGTCACCTTGCTTTTAGAGTAGATAATATCAATGAAAAATGTCTAGAGCTTATGAATGCTGGCGTGACAATACTGAGACCGCCTAGAGATGGCTATATGGCCTTTATAAAGTGTCCTGATGGTATCTCTATTGAGTTACTACAAGCAGGTGAGCCAATGGCGCCAGTTGAACCTTTTGCATCTATGGAGAATACGGGGAGCTGGTAA
- the lon gene encoding endopeptidase La, with amino-acid sequence MSDNKSVDSKRFPLLPLRDVIIFPHMVVPLFVGREKSIAALEEAAKNNNELFLVTQKDANVLNPERGDVYDVGTVVNIIQMLRLPDNTVKVLIEGKYRANINEFVAKPEGYWAEVTKSQSEVVDVVNLEATMRSIKSTFEQYVKLNKRIPPELLMSISSITDPSRLADIIVAHLSMKIPEKQEILEAVNVEDRLHLLLEKMQGEIEVINVERRIKTRVKQQMEKSQKEYYLNEQMNAIQKELGQKDDGKSDINEMEEKLAKKKMPEEAREKTLKEIKKLKSMSPMSAEAAVVRNYIDWMTNLPWDEYTTDDNDIKKAWEILDSHHYGMKDVKERIVEYLSVRSLVKDEGKGTILCLAGPPGVGKTSIAKSLAESLDRNFVRISLGGVRDESEIRGHRRTYVGAMPGKIISALKKAGTSNPVILLDEIDKMSSDMRGDPAAAMLEVLDPEQNKNFADHYIECEYDLSQVMFVMTANDLGRIPGPLRDRMEIINVSGYTPQEKLQIGKRYLLKKAIKNNGLDNYDVAMSDNSVLEVVRGYTKEAGVREFQRLLNTVCRKIATEVVAKDHKEGKKFSVTPKQLTKYLGPKRFDRTAVEVEPQVGLVNGLAWTSVGGELLHIEVVTVPGKGQVKITGKLGEVMQESASAALSYVRSISAQLGIDASWYDKNDIHVHVPEGATPKDGPSAGITMVTALTSAITGIPVKQNVAMTGEVTIRGRVLPIGGLKEKLLAAKQSGIETVIIPIKNEKDLPEIPSEVKSGLTIIPCYQVDNVLKNALELQNPEQFMQHVAPQLKVIDSDAGGLEVAN; translated from the coding sequence ATGTCAGACAACAAGTCTGTTGATTCAAAGAGATTTCCTCTTCTTCCACTAAGAGACGTTATTATTTTTCCACACATGGTGGTACCTCTCTTCGTAGGTAGAGAAAAGTCGATTGCGGCGCTAGAGGAAGCGGCAAAGAACAACAATGAATTATTCCTTGTAACACAGAAAGACGCCAACGTTCTCAATCCTGAGAGGGGAGATGTCTACGATGTGGGAACAGTTGTAAACATTATTCAAATGCTCAGATTACCTGACAATACTGTAAAGGTATTAATCGAAGGTAAGTATAGAGCAAATATCAATGAATTTGTTGCAAAGCCTGAAGGTTATTGGGCAGAAGTTACAAAGTCACAATCTGAGGTTGTAGACGTTGTAAATCTTGAAGCAACAATGAGAAGTATCAAAAGCACTTTTGAACAATACGTAAAATTAAATAAGAGAATTCCACCTGAACTACTTATGAGTATCTCTTCTATCACTGATCCATCAAGATTAGCTGATATTATTGTTGCTCACTTAAGTATGAAGATCCCTGAGAAGCAAGAAATTCTAGAAGCAGTAAATGTTGAAGATAGACTTCACCTTTTACTTGAGAAAATGCAAGGGGAGATTGAGGTTATTAACGTTGAGAGAAGAATCAAAACTCGCGTTAAGCAGCAAATGGAAAAATCTCAGAAAGAATATTATTTGAATGAGCAAATGAATGCTATTCAAAAAGAGCTTGGGCAAAAAGATGATGGTAAGTCTGACATCAATGAGATGGAAGAGAAGCTAGCTAAAAAGAAAATGCCTGAAGAAGCTCGTGAAAAAACTTTAAAAGAAATCAAGAAATTAAAGTCAATGTCTCCAATGTCAGCTGAAGCTGCTGTTGTGAGAAACTACATCGATTGGATGACTAATCTTCCATGGGATGAGTATACGACTGACGATAACGATATTAAGAAGGCTTGGGAAATCCTAGATAGCCACCACTATGGAATGAAAGATGTTAAAGAGAGAATTGTAGAATATCTTTCTGTTAGATCTTTAGTTAAAGACGAAGGTAAAGGAACGATTCTTTGTCTTGCTGGTCCTCCAGGTGTAGGGAAGACTTCGATTGCAAAGTCACTAGCTGAATCACTTGATAGAAATTTTGTAAGAATTTCTCTAGGTGGAGTTAGAGATGAGTCTGAGATAAGAGGACATAGAAGAACATATGTTGGGGCAATGCCTGGTAAAATTATTTCTGCTCTTAAGAAAGCGGGAACAAGTAATCCAGTTATTCTTTTAGATGAGATCGATAAAATGAGCTCTGATATGAGAGGTGACCCAGCTGCTGCAATGTTAGAAGTTCTAGATCCAGAACAGAATAAGAACTTTGCTGATCATTACATTGAGTGTGAGTATGATCTTTCACAAGTAATGTTTGTTATGACGGCGAATGATCTTGGAAGAATCCCAGGTCCTCTTAGAGATAGAATGGAAATCATCAATGTCTCTGGGTATACACCACAGGAAAAACTTCAAATTGGTAAGAGATACTTACTAAAGAAAGCAATTAAGAATAATGGTCTTGATAATTATGATGTGGCAATGAGTGATAACTCTGTACTAGAAGTAGTTAGAGGTTATACAAAAGAAGCTGGTGTTAGAGAGTTCCAAAGACTACTTAACACTGTTTGTAGAAAAATTGCTACTGAAGTTGTTGCAAAAGATCACAAAGAAGGTAAGAAGTTTAGCGTAACTCCTAAGCAACTTACTAAGTACTTAGGTCCAAAGAGATTTGATAGAACAGCTGTAGAAGTTGAGCCTCAAGTAGGACTTGTAAATGGACTGGCCTGGACTTCTGTTGGTGGTGAATTACTTCATATTGAAGTTGTTACTGTACCAGGAAAGGGGCAAGTTAAGATTACAGGTAAGCTTGGCGAAGTGATGCAAGAGTCTGCTTCAGCGGCCCTAAGCTACGTAAGATCAATTAGTGCTCAGTTAGGAATTGATGCTAGCTGGTATGATAAGAATGATATTCACGTACATGTTCCAGAAGGAGCAACACCAAAAGATGGTCCAAGTGCTGGTATTACAATGGTAACAGCTCTTACATCTGCGATCACAGGAATTCCTGTTAAGCAAAATGTTGCAATGACTGGTGAAGTAACAATTAGAGGGCGAGTTCTTCCAATTGGTGGATTAAAAGAAAAGCTATTAGCTGCTAAGCAATCAGGAATTGAAACGGTAATCATTCCAATAAAGAATGAGAAAGACCTTCCAGAGATTCCATCAGAAGTAAAAAGCGGTTTAACAATTATTCCTTGCTACCAAGTGGATAATGTTCTTAAGAATGCGCTTGAACTTCAGAATCCTGAGCAGTTCATGCAACATGTAGCTCCTCAACTAAAAGTTATCGATTCAGATGCTGGTGGTTTAGAAGTTGCAAATTAA